A single window of Anopheles moucheti chromosome 2, idAnoMoucSN_F20_07, whole genome shotgun sequence DNA harbors:
- the LOC128299734 gene encoding uncharacterized protein LOC128299734, with translation MSLETVIEKVKARVAAVDPNGPRKVLGVFQFNIKTASGVEQYVIDLKQLKVEKGTTATPDVTVTLTVEDLIAVSARTLSVGDALTQGKLEIQGDATLAAKLAEVI, from the exons ATGTCGCTCGAAACGGTTATCGAAAAGGTGAAGGCTCGGGTCGCTGCCGTCGATCCGAACGGACCCCGGAAGGTGCTGGGAGTGTTCCAGTTTAACATCAAAACCGCATCCGGAGTTGAGCAGTATG TGATCGATCTGAAGCAGTTGAAGGTGGAGAAGGGCACGACGGCGACACCGGACGTGACTGTTACCCTGACCGTGGAGGACCTGATCGCGGTCAGTGCCCGTACGCTGTCCGTGGGCGATGCGCTAACGCAGGGTAAACTTGAGATTCAGGGTGATGCCACGTTGGCTGCCAAGTTGGCCGAAGTCATCTAG